Genomic DNA from Actinomycetota bacterium:
CAGGACCCGCCGAGGCGCCCGCACGGGCACCCTCGGGGTTGTTCGGCTGTCCGGGGGACGCGTCGAAGTCCGCCGGGTCGGGGTCGGGTCCTCCCGGGGCAGAGAGCTGGGTCAGCCACTCCCTCACGACCTCGGGCCTCTCCAGGTCATCGAGGCCCATGTTCAACTTCACCCACGGATTCGCGGTGTCGAGTGGCTCTACTTCGCCGGGTCCTCCGGTCGGGGGGACGTCGACCTGTTCTCCGCCATGCACCAGGGCCGAGCGGCCGTCGGAGATGACCTCGACGATCCCTTCGCCCACGGCGTAGGTGCAAATCTCGGTGAGGCAGGACACCCCGAAGCGGGTGCCGCGCACCGCCCCGATGGCCGAGGACGTGTGAATCTCGAAACGGCTCCCGCTACCGGTGGCCTTCTTGACGGTCTGCCAGGAGCGTCCCGCCTCGAGCCTTCCGACGACGTCTCGGGTCTTCGGGCCTGAGCGCAGGGTCTCCACCGTGAAAGTGGTGGCCGGCGCCAGACGGGTGAGCGAACCGTCGGGGTAGTCGACAATGGCCAGTCCGATCGGCCCAGTGCGTACGGTGGAGCCCTCGACAAGGCCCTCGCCCGTTGCCCCAGCCCGTTCGGGCTGTCCTGGGGTCGCTAGGTCGACTGACGGCCGCACGACCTGCAACGCAGCCACGGCGGACGGCTCGCTCGAGCGCGCTTGAACGGCGACGCCTATGAAGCCGGCGATCACCCCCAGCGCAGCCAGGAGCGCAGTCACTCGCGCTCCCTTCGATTGAGTCCGTCCTGACACCTACGTATCCCCCCGTATCGGATTTAGTCACATTGTGTCAGTTAGCGCCTAGATCCTTGAGAAATTTCTGTGCGTCAAATGTCACAACCGGGTACACCATTCGGTCAACGGACTCCGGGCTCCTCCCTCGACCCGCTAGCGCCAGGTTGGGGGCAGGCTCCATGTGCCGGCAACCATGGTCGCGGCAACGGGGATGTTGGCCAGGTCGATCGGCGAGAGGTGATCGGGGTTCTCGCCGAGGACAACCAGGTCGGCGACCGCTCCCTCCTCGAGAGCGAGGCGCGACGAGGCGGCGACGGCGTCGGCCAGAGAAAGGGTCTCGTCCACCATCCAGGGGGGCCGCTCATCGACGGTTCGGTGCACCGCCGCGGCGATGGCCCGCCACGGATCCAAAGGCGAGACGGGCGCGTCTGATCCGAAGACCAGACCACTACCCGACCGGGCCAGTGACCGAAGGGGATAAGCAGTGTCGACCCGGTCACCCCACCACTGCTCGACAAGGTCCTGGTCGTCGACCGCGTGCCCTGGCTGCACCGAGGCAGTGACGCCCAGCTTCGCGAACCGGGCGCGGTCGTCCGGGGCGACCAGCTGGGCGTGCTCGATGCGCCCGGACATTCCAACCGCCTCGTACGCGTCCAACACCGTCCGGTTGGCGCGGTCGCCGATGGCGTGAACGGCCGTGCCAAGACCTTGTTTCTTGGCGCGGCCCAACAGCTTCGTCAGCTCGGCCAGATCAAGCAGCGGCATCCCGGAGTTGTCGGGCTCCCCGACATACGCGTGATCACAGTGCGCGGTCCTCGAGCCCAGGGCGCCGTCGGCAAACAACTTGAGCGGACCCACCTCATGCCGGCCGGACTGGTCCAGAACCTGCCCGGAGCGCCAGCCGGCTGCCTCGGCCTCGTCGAGTTGACGCATATGCACGGCGGAACTGACGCGCAACGGCAGCGGCCCCTTAGCTGACCGTCGCATCCACCCGGCGACATCGGCGTACGACCAGCCGTAGTCCTGGATGTGAGTAATGCCGCGCGCCGCGGCCGCGTTGACCGCAGCATCGACGGCTTCGTCTGTCTGCGCCTCGGAGTAGGAAGGCAGCTGTCGCTCCGCCTCCCAGGCTTCCCATTCGCGCAGGTACCCGGTCTCGTGGTCCAAGCCGATCGCAGACAGCGCGGCGCTCGAGAACCAGGCGCTGTGACCGTCCTGGCTGGTAAGCGCGACAGGAACACCCGGCACCGCCCGGTCGAGCTGCGACTTGTGCGGCATGGCGGGCCAAGTCGACTGGCGGAATCCCATCGCCCTGATCCAGCCACCCGCCGTCGCGCCCGGCGCGTGGTGGGCCACCGCCGCGGCGGCTTCCTCGTCGTTCCCGGCTGAGGCGAGGGCGCGGTTCAGTTCTTCGGTCAGCCGGTGGAAGGCCCAATGCGTGAAGTGGACGTGCGCGTCCGCCATTCCGGCGACGACCGTGCGGCCCCCCAGGTCGAGAACCTCGTCGGCGTCCCCCCTGTCGACTTCCGGCGAGAGCACCACGACCCGACCGCCGGCGATGAGGAGATCTACCGGTCCGCCAGCGAGGCGGCCGCTGCGCAGGAGAAGAGTTCGGCCCTCAGGGGACATCCATCCGACCCTACGCGCCGTGACGCTCCAAACCGGATGCTGGTCCTCCCGCCAAGATGTGCTCGTGACGAAGGCGGCACAG
This window encodes:
- a CDS encoding FecR domain-containing protein; amino-acid sequence: MTALLAALGVIAGFIGVAVQARSSEPSAVAALQVVRPSVDLATPGQPERAGATGEGLVEGSTVRTGPIGLAIVDYPDGSLTRLAPATTFTVETLRSGPKTRDVVGRLEAGRSWQTVKKATGSGSRFEIHTSSAIGAVRGTRFGVSCLTEICTYAVGEGIVEVISDGRSALVHGGEQVDVPPTGGPGEVEPLDTANPWVKLNMGLDDLERPEVVREWLTQLSAPGGPDPDPADFDASPGQPNNPEGARAGASAGPAEPDSSSPAPGGSKASPSGSQTSQASSSGPGSGPAQAPGSDPVFGPPAPQPQASPVFGPPAPQPKPQSQSQPEPEPERQPAPVFGPPAPQPAPQPQPSPVFGPPAP
- a CDS encoding amidohydrolase family protein, with amino-acid sequence MADAHVHFTHWAFHRLTEELNRALASAGNDEEAAAAVAHHAPGATAGGWIRAMGFRQSTWPAMPHKSQLDRAVPGVPVALTSQDGHSAWFSSAALSAIGLDHETGYLREWEAWEAERQLPSYSEAQTDEAVDAAVNAAAARGITHIQDYGWSYADVAGWMRRSAKGPLPLRVSSAVHMRQLDEAEAAGWRSGQVLDQSGRHEVGPLKLFADGALGSRTAHCDHAYVGEPDNSGMPLLDLAELTKLLGRAKKQGLGTAVHAIGDRANRTVLDAYEAVGMSGRIEHAQLVAPDDRARFAKLGVTASVQPGHAVDDQDLVEQWWGDRVDTAYPLRSLARSGSGLVFGSDAPVSPLDPWRAIAAAVHRTVDERPPWMVDETLSLADAVAASSRLALEEGAVADLVVLGENPDHLSPIDLANIPVAATMVAGTWSLPPTWR